The following coding sequences lie in one Miscanthus floridulus cultivar M001 chromosome 9, ASM1932011v1, whole genome shotgun sequence genomic window:
- the LOC136481001 gene encoding uncharacterized protein codes for MIGDMYATAEADGEQPRFARVLEDAKKSLSLGSSHSKFSFLVRMLYIKSRYRIGNTTFSTMLKLLSSGYPQSELPKSYDEAKKYLGELGLGFENIHVCKNNCVLFRKRYYKENVCPICKVSRWQDETGNKRVPHKVLRHFPLLPRLKRSMETQWHKKTRTLVDNVMSHPADGEAWKEFDTREPTFADDSRNLRLALATDGFNPFGNMSTQYSPKSPGKDFDLFLEPLIEELLDLWKGVSTYDACTGRKFNLHAAVLWCIHDFPALSTLSGRTTKGSMATQSLLHLLLYVLAKDQKIEFYKFLKGIKFPDGYAANLARYISEDGSKVQGKLKTHSCHILLQRIIPAGLRGLVRKDVYEAVAELGTFFRELCSRNLRIDVVKRLKEEFPLILCKLEKIFPPAFFDVMVHLAVHLPDEALLRGPVQYGWMYPIERRLGTLKNFVRNRAMLEGSIAEAYMASDTLTFCSRYMDDIDNRFNHDDGSDGEMPLPDDISVFMHGVTLVGSNRSQYIDDVDLNKLVWYVLNNCEEAEEYLALVQGRS; via the exons ATGATAGGAGATATGTATGCTACGGCAGAGGCTGATGGAGAACAACCAAGGTTTGCAAGAGTCCTTGAAGATGCGAAGAAGTCACTTAGCCTGGGATCTAGCCATTCAAAATTCTCTTTTCTGGTGAGGATGTTGTATATCAAGTCTCGTTATCGAATTGGCAATACAACATTTTCCACAATGCTGAAGTTGTTGTCATCAGGATACCCTCAGAGTGAGTTGCCAAAATCATATGACGAGGCCAAGAAATATCTTGGAGAACTGGGCCTTGGTTTCGAAAAcatccatgtgtgcaagaacaatTGTGTGTTGTTTCGGAAGAGGTATTATAAAGAGAATgtgtgcccaatatgcaaggtgTCTAGATGGCAAGATGAAACTGGGAACAAGCGGGTTCCACACAAGGTATTGAGACATTTTCCACTTTTGCCAAGGTTGAAAAGAAGTATGGAAACACAATGGCACAAGAAAACGAGGACGCTAGTCGACAATGTAATGAGCCATCCAGCTGATGGAGAAGCATGGAAGGAGTTCGACACGAGGGAACCAACCTTTGCAGATGATTCGAGGAACCTGAGGCTTGCCTTAGCTACCGATggattcaatccatttggcaacatGAGTACGCAGTACA GTCCAAAATctccaggaaaggattttgaTTTGTTCCTTGAGCCCCTAATTGAAGAACTGCTCGATCTATGGAAGGGTGTCAGTACCTACGATGCATGTACTGGTCGGAAGTTTAACCTTCATGCTGCCGTGCTATGGTGTATACATGATTTTCCAGCATTGAGCACGTTATCAGGGCGAACAACAAAAGG CAGCATGGCAACTCAGtcactgctccacctgctcctgtATGTCTTGGCGAAGGATCAGAAAATCGAGTTCTACAAGTTTCTCAAAGGTATCAAGTTTCCTGATGGATATGCGGCTAACctagcaagatacataagtgaAGATGGTTCGAAGGTGCAGGGAAAGCTGAAAACACATTCTTGCCACATACTCCTGCAAAGAATCATACCTGCTGGCCTAAGAGGACTGGTGAGGAAGGATGTATATGAAGCAGTTGCAGAGCTCGGGACCTTCTTCAGGGAACTATGCAGTAGAAATCTGAGGATTGATGTTGTCAAACGGCTAAAAGAAGAATTTCCATTGATCCtatgcaagcttgagaaaatCTTTCCACCTGCCTTCTTTGATGTCATGGTGCACTTGGCTGTCCATCTTCCTGATGAGGCACTACTAAGAGGACCTGTTCAGTAcggatggatgtacccaatagaaaGGCGGCTAGGCACTTTGAAGAATTTTGTAAGGAACAGGGCTATGCTAGAAGGATCAATTGCTGAGGCATATATGGCAAGTGACACCTTGACTTTTTGTTCTAGGTATATGGATGATATTGACAATAGATTTAACCATGATGATGGTAGTGATGGAGAGATGCCATTGCCTGATGACATCTCTGTTTTTATGCATGGTGTTACTCTTGTTGGATCTAATAGGAGCCAGTACATTGATGATGTTGACCTCAATAAGTTAGTTTGGTATGTGCTAAATAATTGTGAAGAAGCTGAGGAATATTTGGCA CTTGTACAGGGACGATCTTGA